A single Verrucomicrobiota bacterium DNA region contains:
- the lspA gene encoding signal peptidase II: MKEVKNSIDDIAPRKTPLWWFWPIVVAVVFLDQLTKSWVLSQFSYGESRVIIPGFFNLTYVRNDGIAFGLFQGNNVLLGVVVVCILSLGVWYSRRFHWEWPEVNVVFGLIVGGAIGNLIDRVRLSYVVDFFDFNLIIYRWPAFNIADACISTTVVWLLIRLLFTKVDFIRNP, from the coding sequence ATGAAAGAAGTTAAAAATAGTATAGATGATATAGCACCGAGAAAAACACCTTTATGGTGGTTCTGGCCTATTGTTGTCGCGGTAGTCTTTCTAGATCAGTTGACGAAGAGTTGGGTTCTAAGCCAATTTAGCTATGGCGAAAGCCGAGTGATTATTCCTGGTTTTTTTAATCTCACCTATGTTCGTAACGATGGTATCGCATTTGGTCTCTTTCAGGGTAACAATGTGCTTTTGGGTGTGGTAGTTGTTTGTATTTTGAGTTTAGGCGTTTGGTATAGCAGAAGGTTTCATTGGGAATGGCCTGAAGTGAATGTTGTATTCGGTCTTATTGTGGGTGGGGCAATAGGTAACTTGATCGACCGTGTTCGACTGAGCTACGTCGTTGATTTTTTTGACTTTAACTTGATTATTTACCGCTGGCCTGCTTTTAACATCGCAGATGCCTGTATTTCCACTACTGTGGTGTGGTTATTAATTCGCTTACTGTTTACTAAAGTAGATTTTATTCGAAATCCCTAA
- the metG gene encoding methionine--tRNA ligase, producing MGKSFYITTAIDYVNGRPHLGHAYEKVLTDVLARFQRQMGRDTYFLTGTDEHGQKVQQTAEKEGRSPQEFCDEMSGHFRSLYQKLDISFDDFIRTTEERHKIVVRDIISRLHEKGEIYSAEYEGYYSTRQEQFLQEKDRDEKGEFPEIFGEVIKLKETNYFFKLSKYQDWLKEFIEKNPDWIFPKFRAKEVLGALEKPIPDLCISRPKSRLQWGIPLPFDKEQVTYVWFDALLNYISVIGYKQEDFDKWWPGINVIGKDIMVPAHAIYWPIMLKASGIKVPKHLLVHGWWTTGKEKMSKSVGNVVDPLSLIEVYGVDAFRYYVMREMAVGYDADFTPEQFHQRYQSDLGNEVGNLLNRTVSMIKRYRQKSIPPRVKEYRSKLDDDLESKILNAVTLFREHMEVFQVHLALSELWRGFQRTNQYVEECAPWALAKAKNDQEQQGRLDYALSQMVRAQVLLLTELAAILPKSSAIGLRQLGQKDALVKDFERPLWPESLEGKEVGDPEPLFPRIEFEDTEAS from the coding sequence ATGGGAAAGTCTTTTTACATTACAACGGCTATCGATTATGTGAATGGTAGGCCGCATCTAGGGCACGCTTATGAGAAAGTCTTAACAGATGTGCTCGCACGTTTTCAAAGACAAATGGGCAGGGATACTTATTTTCTTACTGGAACTGATGAGCATGGTCAAAAAGTTCAACAAACTGCTGAAAAAGAGGGGCGAAGCCCTCAAGAATTTTGTGATGAGATGTCAGGCCACTTCAGGAGTTTGTATCAAAAGCTAGACATTTCTTTTGATGATTTCATTCGAACTACCGAAGAGCGCCATAAGATTGTGGTTCGAGATATTATTTCTCGGCTGCATGAGAAAGGAGAAATCTATTCTGCTGAGTATGAGGGATATTACTCCACACGCCAGGAGCAATTTTTGCAGGAGAAAGATCGCGATGAGAAAGGAGAGTTTCCTGAGATTTTTGGAGAAGTGATTAAATTGAAAGAAACCAATTACTTTTTTAAACTCAGTAAATATCAAGATTGGCTAAAGGAGTTTATAGAGAAGAATCCTGATTGGATTTTTCCTAAATTTCGTGCGAAGGAAGTTTTGGGTGCATTGGAAAAGCCTATACCAGATTTATGTATTTCGCGTCCTAAGTCGCGATTACAATGGGGGATTCCTTTGCCTTTTGATAAAGAACAAGTGACTTACGTCTGGTTTGATGCATTGCTAAACTATATTTCTGTGATCGGCTACAAGCAGGAGGATTTTGATAAATGGTGGCCTGGAATCAATGTTATTGGAAAAGATATTATGGTTCCAGCGCATGCTATCTATTGGCCCATTATGCTCAAAGCATCAGGAATTAAAGTGCCTAAGCATCTGTTAGTTCATGGGTGGTGGACAACTGGTAAAGAAAAGATGAGTAAATCTGTAGGCAATGTGGTGGACCCATTAAGTTTGATAGAGGTCTATGGTGTCGATGCTTTTCGTTATTATGTCATGAGAGAGATGGCAGTAGGGTATGATGCTGATTTTACTCCAGAACAATTCCATCAGCGTTATCAAAGTGACCTAGGTAATGAGGTGGGTAATCTATTGAACCGCACTGTTTCAATGATTAAGAGATATCGTCAGAAATCGATTCCACCACGAGTTAAGGAGTATCGCAGCAAATTGGATGATGATTTGGAATCCAAGATTCTAAATGCGGTCACCTTATTTCGTGAGCATATGGAGGTCTTTCAAGTGCATCTTGCCTTGAGTGAACTTTGGCGCGGTTTCCAAAGAACCAATCAATATGTTGAGGAATGCGCTCCTTGGGCCTTGGCCAAGGCTAAGAATGACCAAGAACAGCAGGGTCGATTAGATTATGCTTTATCCCAAATGGTGAGAGCCCAAGTTCTCTTGCTGACCGAATTGGCAGCAATTTTACCAAAATCCTCAGCTATTGGTTTAAGGCAACTGGGTCAAAAGGATGCCTTGGTGAAAGACTTTGAAAGACCTTTGTGGCCTGAGTCTTTAGAAGGCAAAGAAGTAGGTGATCCTGAACCCCTTTTCCCCAGGATAGAGTTCGAAGATACCGAAGCCAGTTAA
- the ribD gene encoding bifunctional diaminohydroxyphosphoribosylaminopyrimidine deaminase/5-amino-6-(5-phosphoribosylamino)uracil reductase RibD, translating into MSLRQKDEAWMHHAMKLAKKGLGKTSPNPCVGAVIVRGQRVLGQGWHRQAGGAHAEVLAVQDALDNGHAKKLKSSSFYVTLEPCSTHGKTPPCVDLIIKHGFKRVVIAATDPNPQHAGRAYQLLSQHGIEVTHGVLEEQATFLNRSFNYWITHRQPWVVVKVAMTLDGHMTLPKGEGQWITGEKALRDVQRERSYSDAILVGAETLRKDNPRLTVRRGEQELSRQPWRVVITRTHNLEKRFRRKHLFADRWKDKTLVYHNKRWSSVMKDLGQRGVNRLMVEGGGNVIQQLVRLQRIHEVILYYAPKIVDPIHPSQKRNLVRADSLRKLKLRNMQLTHLGDDLKLWGLI; encoded by the coding sequence GTGAGTCTTCGTCAAAAAGATGAGGCATGGATGCACCATGCAATGAAGTTAGCTAAAAAAGGGCTAGGCAAAACGAGCCCCAATCCTTGTGTGGGCGCTGTTATTGTCCGAGGGCAGCGTGTTTTAGGGCAGGGGTGGCATCGCCAAGCAGGTGGAGCTCATGCAGAGGTATTAGCGGTCCAGGATGCTCTTGATAATGGACACGCAAAGAAACTAAAAAGTTCGAGCTTCTACGTCACTCTGGAGCCTTGCTCAACTCATGGTAAAACACCCCCGTGTGTCGATTTGATTATCAAACATGGATTTAAAAGGGTGGTGATTGCTGCTACAGACCCTAATCCCCAGCATGCAGGTAGAGCGTATCAATTGTTATCTCAACATGGAATTGAAGTGACTCATGGAGTGCTTGAGGAGCAAGCAACATTTCTGAATAGGAGTTTTAATTATTGGATTACGCATCGGCAACCTTGGGTTGTAGTGAAAGTTGCCATGACTTTAGACGGCCATATGACCTTACCTAAAGGAGAAGGTCAATGGATCACAGGTGAAAAAGCTCTCCGAGACGTGCAACGGGAGCGATCTTATAGTGATGCTATCTTAGTGGGGGCAGAAACATTGAGGAAAGATAACCCTCGCTTAACCGTTAGGCGTGGTGAACAAGAATTAAGCCGTCAGCCCTGGAGAGTAGTCATTACTCGGACACATAACTTAGAGAAGAGATTCCGTCGAAAGCATCTCTTTGCGGATCGGTGGAAAGATAAAACTCTGGTTTACCATAATAAAAGATGGAGCAGTGTGATGAAAGATTTAGGGCAACGAGGTGTCAACCGTCTTATGGTAGAAGGAGGTGGGAATGTGATTCAACAGCTTGTGCGTTTACAAAGGATTCATGAAGTCATTTTGTACTATGCTCCAAAAATCGTAGATCCTATTCATCCATCTCAAAAAAGGAATTTAGTCAGAGCGGATTCTCTTAGAAAGCTAAAGCTTAGAAATATGCAACTCACTCACTTAGGTGATGATTTAAAGTTGTGGGGTTTAATTTGA
- a CDS encoding exodeoxyribonuclease III has protein sequence MSLKIISWNVNGIRACQNKGFEFFITDENPDIICLQETKAEQSQVSLSDLDPSYKQWWNSAQRKGYSGTAIFSKIEPLNVTYGLNIEEHDKEGRVITLEFKDYFLTTVYTPNSQNELKRLSYRQTWDRAFLAFLKNLEKSKPVIICGDLNVAHKEIDIARPDANRRNAGFTDEERHGFDQLVAAGFVDTFREFEKGANHYTWWSYRAGARARNIGWRIDYFCVSQALRSKLKEAFILPEILGSDHCPIGIALKTG, from the coding sequence ATGTCACTCAAAATTATTTCTTGGAATGTTAACGGGATCCGAGCGTGTCAGAATAAAGGCTTTGAGTTCTTCATAACGGACGAGAATCCTGATATCATTTGCTTACAAGAAACGAAGGCAGAGCAATCACAAGTTTCCTTGTCTGATCTTGACCCCTCTTACAAGCAATGGTGGAATTCTGCTCAAAGGAAAGGGTATTCCGGAACCGCAATATTTTCAAAAATAGAGCCCTTAAACGTAACCTACGGATTAAATATTGAAGAGCACGACAAAGAGGGTCGTGTCATTACCCTCGAGTTTAAAGACTATTTTCTCACGACAGTTTATACCCCAAATTCTCAAAATGAACTCAAAAGGCTGTCCTACCGGCAAACTTGGGACCGTGCCTTCCTAGCTTTCCTAAAGAATTTAGAAAAATCAAAACCAGTCATTATCTGTGGAGACCTGAATGTCGCTCACAAAGAAATTGATATTGCAAGGCCAGATGCCAATAGACGCAATGCTGGCTTCACAGATGAAGAAAGACATGGTTTCGATCAATTAGTAGCTGCTGGGTTTGTCGATACGTTTCGGGAATTTGAAAAAGGAGCAAATCACTATACCTGGTGGAGTTACCGCGCAGGTGCCAGGGCTCGCAATATTGGTTGGAGAATAGACTACTTCTGTGTTTCCCAAGCCCTACGCTCAAAGCTAAAAGAGGCCTTCATTCTTCCTGAAATTCTTGGCTCTGACCACTGCCCTATTGGAATAGCCCTTAAAACCGGGTGA
- a CDS encoding polymer-forming cytoskeletal protein, with protein sequence MSEANQTSVGKTVTIKGEIIGNEPLTVEGRVEGKIDLESTIHVRESGFVKAEISCESITVAGGISGNIAASDKVEILKGGFMVGDIKAPRVVINDGANLKGQVEMEIDEDQMVAKQRNNGAVSTNSSHHQIDDYSSSDDHEVSSSSEENGLVQTGSIFGRK encoded by the coding sequence ATGAGTGAAGCAAATCAAACGAGTGTCGGTAAGACGGTGACCATCAAGGGTGAGATCATTGGAAATGAACCTTTGACGGTAGAGGGTAGAGTAGAAGGAAAAATCGATCTAGAGAGCACTATCCATGTAAGGGAATCAGGTTTTGTTAAGGCCGAGATTTCATGCGAAAGCATTACAGTTGCTGGTGGTATTTCTGGAAACATAGCAGCCTCTGACAAGGTAGAAATCCTCAAGGGCGGCTTTATGGTAGGAGATATTAAGGCTCCTCGCGTTGTTATTAATGATGGTGCAAATCTAAAAGGCCAAGTGGAAATGGAAATTGATGAAGATCAAATGGTGGCCAAACAACGTAATAACGGAGCAGTTAGTACAAACAGCTCTCATCATCAGATTGATGACTATTCATCTAGCGATGATCACGAAGTATCCTCCTCCTCTGAAGAGAACGGTTTGGTTCAAACTGGTTCAATCTTCGGACGTAAGTAA